Proteins from one Natrinema salinisoli genomic window:
- a CDS encoding transcription initiation factor IIB, which yields MTNAPSNTRVRRSEPETNEQETESEEQELACPECAGNLVVDDEHGETVCEDCGLVVEEDSVDRGPEWRAFDAAEKNEKSRVGAPTTNTMHDKGLSTNIDWRNKDAYGNSLGSRQREKMQRLRKWNERFRTRDSKERNLKQALGEIDRMASALGLPTNVRETASVIYRRALDEDLLPGRSIEGVSTACVYAAARQAGVPRSLDEIADVSRVEKNEIARTYRYVVRELGLEVQPADPESYVPRFASGLELSDEAEHRARSLLQNAKEKGVHSGKSPVGLAAAAVYAAALLTNEKTTQAAVSDVADISEVTIRNRYHELLEAEETIGMA from the coding sequence ATGACTAACGCACCATCGAACACGAGAGTACGACGTAGCGAACCCGAAACGAACGAACAGGAGACCGAAAGCGAGGAGCAGGAGCTGGCCTGCCCCGAGTGTGCCGGCAATCTCGTCGTCGACGACGAACACGGCGAAACCGTCTGTGAGGACTGCGGACTGGTCGTCGAGGAAGATTCCGTCGACCGCGGGCCGGAGTGGCGCGCGTTCGACGCCGCCGAGAAGAACGAGAAGTCCCGCGTGGGCGCGCCCACGACGAACACGATGCACGACAAGGGGCTCTCGACCAACATCGACTGGCGAAACAAGGACGCCTACGGGAACTCCCTCGGCTCGCGCCAGCGCGAGAAGATGCAGCGCCTGCGCAAGTGGAACGAACGTTTCCGCACCCGCGACTCCAAGGAGCGCAACCTGAAACAGGCACTCGGCGAGATCGACCGGATGGCATCCGCCCTCGGCCTCCCGACGAACGTCCGCGAGACCGCCTCGGTCATCTACCGCCGCGCGCTCGACGAGGACCTCCTCCCGGGCCGTTCCATCGAGGGCGTCTCGACCGCCTGCGTCTACGCCGCCGCCCGTCAGGCCGGCGTCCCACGGAGCCTCGACGAGATCGCGGACGTCTCCCGCGTCGAGAAGAACGAGATCGCGCGCACCTACCGCTACGTGGTCCGCGAACTCGGCCTCGAGGTCCAGCCCGCCGACCCCGAGAGCTACGTCCCCCGCTTCGCCTCGGGGCTCGAGCTCTCCGACGAGGCCGAACACCGCGCGCGCAGCCTCCTCCAGAATGCCAAGGAGAAGGGCGTGCACTCGGGCAAGTCGCCGGTCGGCCTCGCCGCGGCGGCAGTGTACGCCGCTGCGCTGCTGACCAACGAGAAGACCACGCAGGCCGCCGTCTCGGACGTCGCCGACATCTCCGAAGTGACGATTCGAAACCGCTACCACGAACTCCTCGAGGCCGAGGAAACCATCGGGATGGCGTAA
- a CDS encoding type I 3-dehydroquinate dehydratase: MGLDFETFVLAASTADLADEPAAREHADAIEFRMDLADEPLAALEAYDGELPILATNRAEWEGGEAGDDGRLEALAEASALDAVGAIDVELEAILEGAADDLLETARERDVSIVASAHDFEGTPPRNEMVRTLTEASKYADVAKLAVTAESKADTIALLSATEQLTSHGDTVATMAMGEVGSHTRAVAPVYGSKIGYAPVDPEEATAPGQYDLETLAGLISTLS; the protein is encoded by the coding sequence ATGGGACTGGACTTCGAGACGTTCGTGCTCGCAGCGTCGACGGCCGATCTCGCCGACGAACCCGCGGCCCGCGAACACGCCGATGCGATCGAGTTTCGCATGGACCTGGCCGACGAGCCGCTGGCCGCGCTCGAGGCCTACGACGGCGAGTTACCGATCCTCGCGACGAACCGCGCCGAGTGGGAGGGCGGGGAGGCCGGCGATGACGGCCGACTCGAGGCGCTGGCCGAGGCGAGCGCGCTCGACGCCGTCGGTGCGATCGACGTCGAACTCGAGGCGATTCTGGAGGGCGCGGCCGACGACCTGCTCGAAACGGCTCGCGAGCGCGACGTGTCGATCGTCGCGTCGGCTCACGACTTCGAGGGCACCCCGCCCCGAAACGAAATGGTGCGGACGCTGACCGAGGCGAGCAAGTACGCGGACGTCGCGAAGCTGGCGGTGACCGCGGAGTCGAAGGCCGATACGATCGCGTTGTTGTCCGCGACTGAGCAACTGACTTCGCACGGCGATACCGTCGCGACGATGGCGATGGGGGAAGTGGGGAGTCACACGCGGGCTGTGGCTCCTGTGTATGGGTCGAAGATCGGCTATGCACCCGTTGATCCCGAGGAGGCGACTGCGCCCGGGCAATACGATTTGGAGACCCTAGCAGGATTGATTTCTACGCTCTCGTAG
- a CDS encoding DUF1102 domain-containing protein, which translates to MQAVVKTMERRKFMLGVGSLAAGSAATIGTGAFNFANVERGVGVDVVDDSDAFLALNSTSPYSDGSDKQLKLTFDDDAGVGGDGLNENSDYSFTGVFSIRNQGSQPVGVWIEDNGSDDAMQWYATSTNNTSDFSTSVEGSGNAYAIGVGERVYINVVILLQDNTYDDLPDTISVKADASAGN; encoded by the coding sequence GTGCAAGCAGTGGTGAAAACTATGGAACGACGTAAATTCATGCTCGGTGTGGGATCGCTCGCCGCCGGCTCGGCGGCTACAATCGGTACTGGCGCGTTCAACTTCGCTAACGTCGAACGGGGTGTCGGGGTCGACGTTGTCGATGACAGCGACGCGTTCTTGGCACTCAATAGCACGAGTCCGTACTCTGATGGATCAGACAAGCAGCTGAAGCTGACGTTCGATGATGATGCAGGTGTTGGTGGAGACGGTCTCAACGAAAACTCAGACTACTCCTTCACCGGGGTTTTCAGCATCAGAAACCAAGGATCGCAGCCAGTTGGTGTCTGGATAGAGGATAATGGTTCGGACGATGCTATGCAGTGGTATGCTACATCGACGAACAATACTTCGGACTTCAGCACTTCAGTGGAGGGATCCGGCAATGCCTACGCGATCGGCGTCGGTGAGAGAGTCTACATCAATGTAGTCATCCTCCTTCAAGACAACACGTATGATGACCTCCCTGACACGATCAGCGTGAAGGCAGACGCGTCTGCCGGCAACTGA
- a CDS encoding DUF5305 domain-containing protein, translating to MNSDRLLVRARAALDEWFVVAVVALLALALVGGWGAYASATGPAEQTDRERVEEWSATGNFDHGATVQTENEVYPVGTRLSDRSVYFTRVTPELEGTFAYRYDADAGDLTADIELERVIRAADDEREYWEVNDTIAATTAEGLEPGEEATTSFAVDVPATVNESERIEETLGGSPGSVETAVVANVTMEGTVEGEPVERTERYELAIAPDGSTYGVDAPTADRRTQERTETVQTASSAGFGGPLGSVLLLLASVCGLGALAIARVRGTLAPSERELERLRGQYEREEFDDWISRGSLPADIRERSQITVSTLEDLVDIAIDCDRRVLEDESVGGYYVVDGESLYAYEPDVVEEGSSGDGSGIHLFEEERTDGGDAGTDESNGDS from the coding sequence GTGAACAGCGATCGGCTGCTCGTACGGGCGCGAGCCGCACTCGACGAGTGGTTCGTCGTCGCCGTGGTCGCGTTGCTCGCGCTCGCGCTCGTCGGCGGCTGGGGAGCCTACGCGTCGGCCACCGGTCCCGCCGAACAGACGGACCGGGAACGGGTCGAGGAGTGGTCGGCGACCGGGAATTTCGACCACGGCGCGACGGTACAGACGGAGAACGAGGTCTATCCCGTCGGGACGCGGCTCTCGGACCGATCGGTCTACTTCACTCGAGTGACGCCCGAACTCGAGGGGACGTTCGCGTACCGATACGACGCCGACGCCGGCGACCTGACCGCCGACATCGAGCTCGAGCGGGTGATACGAGCCGCCGACGACGAACGGGAGTACTGGGAAGTGAACGACACGATCGCAGCGACGACGGCCGAGGGCCTCGAGCCCGGCGAGGAGGCCACGACCTCGTTCGCGGTCGACGTTCCCGCGACCGTAAACGAGAGCGAGCGTATCGAGGAGACCCTCGGCGGGTCGCCCGGCTCCGTGGAGACGGCCGTCGTCGCGAACGTAACGATGGAGGGAACCGTCGAGGGCGAACCCGTCGAGCGGACCGAGCGCTACGAACTCGCGATCGCGCCGGACGGCTCCACGTACGGCGTCGACGCGCCGACGGCAGATCGGCGCACGCAGGAGCGGACGGAAACCGTCCAGACGGCGAGTTCGGCCGGGTTCGGCGGTCCGCTCGGCTCCGTCCTCCTGCTACTCGCATCGGTCTGCGGGCTCGGCGCACTCGCGATCGCCCGAGTCAGGGGGACGCTCGCGCCCTCCGAGAGGGAACTCGAGCGCCTCCGTGGCCAATACGAGCGCGAGGAGTTCGACGACTGGATCTCGCGGGGCTCGCTTCCCGCCGACATCCGCGAGCGGTCGCAGATTACGGTGTCGACGCTCGAGGACCTGGTCGATATCGCGATCGACTGCGATCGGCGCGTGCTCGAGGACGAGTCGGTTGGTGGGTATTACGTGGTCGACGGGGAGTCGCTGTACGCGTACGAGCCGGACGTGGTCGAGGAGGGCTCGAGCGGTGACGGCTCCGGAATCCATCTCTTCGAGGAGGAACGAACCGACGGTGGGGACGCTGGTACTGACGAGTCGAACGGCGACTCGTAA
- a CDS encoding signal peptidase I translates to MARIRTDGGTGLRRAAAIGIVALVSLLAVGHVLGVPIGLGYVETGSMEPTIDAGDGFVAVPSAVAGPVEKGDVIVYDAQEIEGGGLTTHRVVEETDHGYVTRGDANPFTDQDSGEPHVTDGQIVATALQVNGEVVTIPHLGTVAMTVQGGLESAQWWLASTLGIRALAGSQGLSYLLLGFGLLVTGLSVVLDGRGTPDRERSRSHTRKDAFDARRLVGGMALLLFTVTLVTMVAMSGSVEIGLVSAEFDSERPDVVPVGETKTHSAELRNGGVLPVVSITEPASDGIDVDDDPRVLTRGERVDATVSLTAPPETGYYLRSYTDRRYFAVLPPPMIARLHAVHPWVAMTTVATVATGLFVLPFALLAGTGTIRTRSRQRSSSTGRFLR, encoded by the coding sequence ATGGCACGAATCAGAACAGATGGTGGGACGGGGCTTCGGCGAGCGGCGGCGATCGGTATCGTCGCCCTCGTTAGTCTACTGGCGGTCGGTCACGTGCTCGGCGTTCCGATCGGACTCGGCTACGTGGAGACCGGAAGCATGGAGCCGACGATCGACGCCGGTGACGGATTCGTCGCCGTTCCATCGGCCGTCGCCGGTCCCGTCGAAAAAGGAGACGTGATCGTCTACGACGCACAGGAGATCGAGGGCGGCGGTCTGACGACCCATCGGGTCGTCGAGGAAACGGACCACGGCTACGTGACCCGCGGGGACGCGAATCCGTTCACGGATCAGGACAGCGGCGAGCCACACGTCACCGACGGACAGATCGTCGCGACGGCGCTGCAGGTGAACGGCGAGGTCGTGACGATCCCTCACCTCGGGACGGTCGCGATGACTGTCCAGGGGGGACTCGAGTCGGCCCAGTGGTGGCTCGCGTCGACGCTCGGCATCCGAGCGTTGGCAGGCAGTCAGGGACTCTCGTATCTCCTGCTCGGATTCGGGCTGCTCGTGACCGGCCTCTCGGTGGTACTGGACGGGCGTGGAACGCCCGACCGCGAACGCTCTCGATCGCACACGCGCAAAGACGCGTTCGACGCCCGACGGCTCGTCGGCGGTATGGCCCTCCTGCTCTTCACGGTCACGCTCGTGACGATGGTCGCGATGTCGGGATCGGTGGAGATCGGACTCGTGAGCGCGGAGTTCGACTCGGAGCGGCCCGACGTCGTCCCCGTCGGTGAAACGAAGACCCACTCCGCGGAACTGCGAAACGGCGGCGTGTTGCCCGTCGTGTCGATCACGGAACCGGCGAGCGACGGGATCGATGTCGACGACGACCCGAGAGTGCTCACTCGCGGCGAGCGCGTCGACGCGACCGTCTCGCTGACCGCACCGCCCGAGACGGGATACTACCTGCGCTCGTACACGGACCGCCGGTACTTCGCGGTGCTCCCACCGCCGATGATCGCCCGGCTGCACGCCGTCCACCCCTGGGTGGCGATGACCACCGTGGCGACCGTCGCTACCGGACTGTTCGTACTGCCGTTCGCGCTCCTCGCGGGCACCGGGACGATCAGGACCCGCTCGCGACAGCGCTCGAGTTCGACAGGGAGATTTCTGAGGTGA
- a CDS encoding DUF7344 domain-containing protein, with protein MNRRGDEGVTDDLSSRGDSRTDELTRDEIFTMLSNRRRRWVLHYLKRTDEERVELRTLVDSVSSWEYDVPADELPWKKRKRVYTALRQSHLPKLADVGAIEYDQTRGVVELTDEAAELQMYLEYVPADDIPWSQVYLGLAGIGVVLTVLARYAIFPFTELGGTALAAIFVAMFGVTALVHTSYAHRNRIGRGEPPR; from the coding sequence GTGAACCGACGGGGGGATGAAGGGGTGACCGACGACCTCTCTTCGAGAGGAGACTCACGGACTGACGAACTGACACGCGACGAAATATTCACCATGCTGAGCAATCGACGGCGGCGGTGGGTACTCCACTATCTCAAGCGGACCGACGAGGAACGAGTCGAGCTGCGGACGCTCGTCGATTCGGTCTCGTCCTGGGAGTACGACGTCCCGGCTGACGAGCTTCCCTGGAAGAAACGAAAGCGGGTCTACACCGCGCTCCGGCAGTCACACCTGCCGAAGCTCGCCGACGTCGGGGCGATCGAGTACGATCAGACTCGAGGCGTCGTCGAACTGACCGACGAAGCGGCGGAACTCCAGATGTATCTCGAGTACGTTCCGGCCGACGACATTCCCTGGAGTCAGGTCTATCTCGGACTGGCAGGGATCGGCGTGGTGTTGACCGTCCTCGCCCGGTACGCGATTTTCCCGTTCACCGAACTCGGCGGGACGGCGCTCGCGGCGATCTTCGTCGCGATGTTCGGCGTGACCGCGCTCGTGCATACGAGCTACGCTCACCGAAACCGAATCGGACGGGGTGAGCCGCCGCGATGA
- a CDS encoding zinc ribbon domain-containing protein translates to MTWLRALLAAGLSVIMPGAGHVLVRDWLRAALFAGLFLSASALFLPIEQLAAAGPITNVDEITAYADVMSEETDSMTQFLLSFIALFAAIDATFRALGYPPGGTDTADGPTCPECGKEIDEDLAFCHWCTTRLEPESSDEEPAHS, encoded by the coding sequence ATGACATGGCTCCGTGCGCTTCTCGCCGCCGGCCTGTCGGTGATCATGCCCGGTGCGGGCCACGTCCTCGTCCGGGACTGGCTCCGCGCCGCCCTGTTCGCCGGCCTCTTCCTCTCGGCGAGCGCCCTCTTCCTCCCGATCGAACAGCTAGCGGCTGCCGGCCCGATAACGAACGTCGACGAAATCACCGCGTACGCGGACGTGATGTCCGAAGAGACCGACTCGATGACGCAGTTCCTCCTCTCGTTTATCGCGCTGTTCGCCGCGATCGACGCGACGTTTCGCGCGCTCGGATACCCGCCCGGCGGGACCGACACCGCGGACGGACCGACCTGTCCCGAATGCGGGAAGGAGATCGACGAGGACCTCGCGTTCTGTCACTGGTGTACGACGCGTCTCGAGCCCGAGTCATCCGACGAAGAGCCCGCTCATTCGTAG
- a CDS encoding DUF7331 family protein, with the protein MRTNTERRDETVVPDDGAFDQYVSYAASDGTVICDRENPAAWIRSTDVRPCLR; encoded by the coding sequence ATGCGAACGAACACCGAACGACGCGACGAGACGGTTGTACCGGACGATGGAGCGTTCGACCAGTACGTGAGTTACGCCGCGAGCGACGGGACGGTCATCTGCGACCGCGAGAATCCGGCCGCGTGGATCCGGTCGACGGACGTTCGACCGTGTTTACGGTAG
- a CDS encoding NADH dehydrogenase subunit, which translates to MSVTREKVSAVEPPEFAVTLRNAGLAGAGGAGFPTYAKWDRLEEVDSLLVNHQESEPNYYMDKWLGRERTDELAALFEGLLDRAFDRIVISVKRANREEWMGPLEAATDATIYEPSDLPIDGDATGIVAAYTADKYEFGMETVLMRIVADVVMKGGELPMDHGWIVQNTETLYNVYRALVDGEPTTEKFVHVDGRVPTHRLLRVPIGTPATDLLEAAGRTDGLAENEVILDGGPGWCFEIEQPPERFGVRKRTNCLLVMEESVVAENRIGSGGRVNVLAPAAWKQSSHETEPTETLEPDRVEVPLITNPDFEGVVVPSEPIVRAGDEVESGEMIAQPADGISVAQHASITGTVTGVGDRSITIERDEKTPTGTAETDAADPPDPYRIYWTWCAECGRYLPEPQLRAISPTEFVCSRCR; encoded by the coding sequence ATGAGCGTCACTCGAGAGAAAGTCAGCGCGGTCGAGCCACCCGAGTTCGCGGTGACGTTGCGCAACGCCGGCCTGGCAGGGGCGGGCGGTGCCGGATTCCCGACGTACGCCAAGTGGGACCGACTCGAGGAGGTCGACTCGCTGCTGGTGAACCACCAGGAGAGCGAACCGAACTACTACATGGACAAGTGGCTGGGCCGGGAGCGAACCGACGAGCTCGCGGCGCTGTTCGAGGGGCTGCTCGACCGCGCGTTCGATCGGATCGTCATCAGCGTCAAGCGGGCCAACCGCGAGGAGTGGATGGGCCCGCTCGAGGCGGCGACCGACGCGACGATCTACGAGCCGAGCGATCTCCCGATCGACGGGGACGCGACCGGGATCGTCGCCGCCTACACCGCGGACAAGTACGAGTTCGGGATGGAGACCGTGCTCATGCGGATCGTCGCGGACGTCGTGATGAAGGGGGGCGAGCTCCCGATGGATCACGGCTGGATCGTCCAGAACACGGAGACGCTCTACAACGTTTACCGGGCGCTCGTCGACGGCGAGCCGACGACCGAGAAGTTCGTCCACGTCGACGGCCGCGTCCCGACCCACCGGTTGCTCCGAGTGCCGATCGGAACGCCCGCGACGGACCTCCTCGAGGCGGCGGGTCGAACTGACGGGCTCGCGGAGAACGAGGTCATCCTCGACGGCGGGCCCGGGTGGTGTTTCGAGATCGAGCAGCCGCCGGAGCGCTTCGGCGTCCGCAAACGGACAAACTGCTTGCTCGTGATGGAGGAGTCAGTCGTCGCGGAGAACCGAATCGGCAGCGGCGGGCGGGTCAACGTCCTCGCACCGGCGGCGTGGAAGCAGTCGAGTCACGAGACGGAACCGACGGAGACGCTCGAGCCCGACCGGGTCGAAGTACCGCTGATCACGAACCCCGACTTCGAGGGCGTGGTGGTGCCCAGCGAGCCGATCGTCCGGGCCGGCGACGAGGTCGAGTCGGGCGAAATGATCGCCCAACCGGCCGACGGAATCAGCGTCGCCCAGCACGCGTCGATCACCGGGACGGTCACGGGCGTCGGCGATCGGTCGATCACGATCGAACGCGACGAGAAAACACCGACGGGCACAGCCGAGACGGACGCCGCGGATCCGCCCGATCCATACCGCATCTACTGGACGTGGTGCGCGGAGTGTGGCCGGTACCTCCCGGAACCACAGCTGAGGGCGATCAGTCCGACCGAATTCGTCTGTAGCCGCTGTCGGTGA
- a CDS encoding 3-dehydroquinate synthase II, producing MTRAVWVKADDTVGDWDDRRARITAALEAGADWVLVDEGDVERVRELGDINVAAFRTDGDVTLVDDIDDAEAESDDGEPAARADAVVVGKNGEGDATIDLPEDFSGSADLSTLRRDGDFQRGAYVRILGKEYERFAETAAEEADHTIVVGEDWTIIPLENLIARIGEETDLVAGVTSAEEAKTAFETLEIGSDAVLLDSDDPDEIRETVEVRDEAERETLDLEYAEVLDIERAGSADRVCVDTGNLLEHDEGMLVGSMSRGLVFVHGETAESPYVASRPFRVNAGAVHAYVRTPDGGTKYLSELQSGDEVQVVDLDGNTREAIVGRVKIEQRPMFRLALETESGDRVETLLQNAETIKVPTAEGRKAVTDVEAGDEILLYAEDTARHFGEPVEESIIEK from the coding sequence ATGACGCGAGCTGTCTGGGTAAAAGCCGACGATACCGTCGGTGACTGGGACGACCGCCGGGCGCGGATCACCGCCGCGCTCGAGGCGGGTGCAGACTGGGTACTGGTCGACGAGGGAGACGTGGAGCGCGTCCGCGAACTCGGCGATATCAACGTCGCGGCGTTTCGAACCGACGGGGACGTGACCCTCGTCGACGACATCGACGACGCCGAAGCCGAGAGCGACGACGGCGAACCGGCCGCACGGGCGGACGCGGTGGTCGTCGGGAAGAACGGCGAGGGCGACGCGACGATCGACCTGCCCGAGGACTTCTCCGGATCGGCAGACCTCTCGACGCTGCGCCGCGACGGCGACTTCCAGCGCGGCGCGTACGTCCGCATCCTCGGCAAGGAGTACGAGCGCTTCGCCGAAACCGCCGCCGAGGAGGCAGACCACACGATCGTCGTCGGCGAGGACTGGACGATCATCCCCCTCGAGAACCTGATCGCCCGCATCGGCGAGGAGACGGACCTCGTCGCGGGCGTCACCAGCGCCGAGGAGGCCAAAACGGCGTTCGAGACCCTCGAGATCGGGTCCGACGCCGTCCTGCTCGACTCGGACGACCCCGACGAGATCCGCGAGACCGTCGAGGTCCGCGACGAGGCCGAACGCGAGACTCTCGATCTCGAGTACGCCGAAGTGCTCGACATCGAACGAGCGGGCAGCGCGGATCGGGTCTGCGTCGACACCGGGAATCTGCTCGAGCACGACGAGGGGATGCTCGTCGGATCGATGAGCCGCGGGCTGGTCTTCGTCCACGGCGAGACCGCCGAATCGCCGTACGTCGCCTCCCGTCCCTTCCGCGTCAACGCCGGCGCGGTCCACGCCTACGTCCGGACGCCCGACGGCGGCACGAAGTACCTCTCCGAACTCCAGAGCGGCGACGAGGTCCAGGTCGTCGACCTCGACGGCAACACGCGGGAGGCCATCGTCGGCCGGGTCAAGATCGAACAGCGACCGATGTTCCGGCTCGCGCTCGAGACCGAGAGCGGCGACCGCGTCGAGACCCTGCTCCAGAACGCCGAGACGATCAAGGTCCCCACCGCGGAGGGTCGCAAAGCGGTGACGGACGTCGAAGCCGGCGACGAGATTCTGTTGTACGCCGAGGACACGGCGCGCCACTTCGGCGAGCCCGTCGAGGAGAGTATCATCGAGAAATAG
- a CDS encoding DUF6293 family protein has translation MEVVKRVHVVPLGYEFDRILEPIRTQRADLVYLLENERTGRNGRNDGEDGGTGERNATARAEYHDELREELESIVPEVRIRECDLTDVYAVLGDVTTIADVHAEDQVYVNVSGAGTIPAIGATIACMDVSTDAHAYYVEPSEYAHDGTTEPISFGLDEMEEVPTYPIESPTRDQVAIMELLSDPGAWEGFHEDRTAPPKKKDLIEYARDRGLSFMADRRSPDDRSGEDKGAFRVLDTHVLEPLAEDGYVTIESVGRRRVVELTERGENAYRAFRHKLMEDAGELR, from the coding sequence ATGGAGGTCGTCAAGCGAGTGCACGTCGTGCCGCTGGGCTACGAGTTCGATCGGATCCTCGAGCCGATCCGAACCCAGCGGGCGGATCTGGTTTATCTCCTCGAGAACGAACGGACGGGCAGAAACGGGAGAAATGACGGAGAAGACGGTGGAACCGGCGAGCGGAACGCGACGGCGAGGGCCGAGTATCACGATGAGTTGCGCGAGGAACTCGAGTCGATCGTCCCGGAGGTCCGGATCCGCGAGTGTGATCTGACGGACGTCTACGCCGTCCTCGGCGACGTGACGACGATCGCCGACGTGCACGCGGAGGATCAGGTGTACGTCAACGTCTCGGGGGCCGGGACGATTCCGGCGATCGGGGCGACGATCGCGTGCATGGACGTCTCGACGGACGCCCACGCCTACTACGTCGAGCCCTCGGAGTACGCCCACGATGGAACGACCGAACCCATTTCGTTCGGCCTCGACGAGATGGAGGAGGTGCCGACCTACCCGATCGAGTCGCCGACGCGCGACCAGGTCGCGATCATGGAGTTGCTCTCCGACCCCGGCGCGTGGGAGGGGTTCCACGAGGATCGAACGGCCCCGCCGAAGAAGAAGGACCTCATCGAGTACGCGCGGGACCGCGGGCTCTCCTTCATGGCCGATCGGCGCTCGCCCGACGACCGCTCCGGCGAGGACAAGGGCGCGTTTCGAGTACTGGATACGCACGTCCTCGAGCCCCTCGCGGAGGACGGCTACGTCACGATCGAGTCGGTCGGCCGCCGGCGCGTCGTCGAGCTGACCGAGCGGGGCGAAAACGCCTACCGTGCGTTCCGGCACAAGCTCATGGAGGACGCGGGAGAGCTGCGGTAG
- a CDS encoding HAD family hydrolase: MAAYDAICFDLDYTLCESTQDPATLLESTFERAGCEQFCTPADLRAAVPDLPTAETDREFYDHLFTEVARRADVDPDVAPTLAAAYLERQDPTAVRFRPGAKTALEHARTRGSVGLITNGGRKTQTQKLRALGIADAFDVRVFTEPSAGILPKPNAAPFERALGELDVAPDAAIHVGDSLHADIAGANAMGLDSAWLDTGRDDGPRDHEPTYELASLEAFETIV, translated from the coding sequence ATGGCCGCCTACGACGCGATCTGTTTCGATCTCGATTACACCCTCTGTGAATCCACCCAGGACCCCGCGACCCTCCTCGAGTCGACCTTCGAGCGCGCCGGCTGCGAGCAGTTCTGTACGCCCGCGGACCTTCGCGCTGCCGTCCCCGACCTGCCGACCGCCGAAACGGACCGCGAGTTCTACGACCACCTCTTCACCGAAGTTGCGCGACGGGCTGACGTCGATCCCGACGTCGCGCCGACGCTCGCGGCTGCGTACCTCGAGCGGCAGGATCCGACCGCCGTCCGGTTCCGGCCCGGGGCGAAGACCGCACTCGAGCACGCCCGCACTCGAGGCTCGGTCGGGCTCATCACGAACGGGGGACGGAAGACACAGACGCAGAAACTCCGGGCGCTGGGGATCGCGGACGCCTTCGACGTTCGGGTATTTACCGAGCCGAGCGCGGGGATCCTCCCGAAACCGAACGCGGCGCCGTTCGAACGCGCGCTCGGAGAACTCGATGTCGCGCCGGACGCGGCGATCCACGTCGGGGACTCGCTCCACGCCGATATCGCGGGTGCCAACGCGATGGGACTCGATTCGGCCTGGCTCGATACCGGCCGCGACGACGGCCCGCGCGACCACGAGCCGACGTACGAACTCGCCTCGCTCGAGGCCTTCGAAACGATCGTCTAG
- a CDS encoding SprT-like domain-containing protein: MTDGEELTLADEITARARIHAREVVDEDGLTVDLEALEWDVSERARRRAGCCRWDADREVATIVLARRAYERYDWPTFAGVVRHELVHAWEFQRFGESGHGDRFRERAAALEAPRYCESFAEPRYVLRCRSADCDWRATRHRASKPVKAPDRYRCGACGGSYEVEHADSGRTWTTASGYGGAKAALGDDW, translated from the coding sequence GTGACCGACGGCGAAGAGCTCACGCTCGCGGACGAGATCACCGCCCGGGCGCGGATTCACGCCCGCGAGGTCGTCGACGAAGACGGGTTGACCGTCGATCTCGAGGCCCTCGAGTGGGACGTCTCGGAGCGAGCGCGCCGTCGGGCGGGCTGCTGCCGATGGGACGCCGACCGCGAGGTTGCGACGATCGTCCTCGCTCGACGGGCGTACGAACGGTACGACTGGCCGACCTTCGCGGGCGTCGTCCGTCACGAACTCGTCCACGCCTGGGAGTTCCAGCGCTTTGGCGAGTCCGGACACGGCGACCGCTTTCGCGAGCGGGCGGCGGCGCTCGAGGCCCCGCGCTACTGCGAGTCGTTCGCGGAGCCGCGGTACGTGCTCCGGTGTCGCTCGGCGGACTGTGACTGGCGAGCGACGCGACACCGGGCGTCGAAGCCGGTGAAGGCTCCCGACCGGTATCGCTGCGGGGCCTGCGGTGGTTCCTACGAGGTCGAACACGCGGACAGCGGTCGAACGTGGACGACCGCGAGCGGGTACGGCGGCGCGAAGGCCGCGCTCGGCGACGACTGGTAA